Genomic window (Magnolia sinica isolate HGM2019 chromosome 6, MsV1, whole genome shotgun sequence):
AGATTCACATCATtcgaatgatcctaacctttttaATAGGGCTAATATGTTACAACCATCCACTATTTACAAGCCATAAATCACAGGATTAGAGTCAACATTCAAAGTATATTTCAattattttctttgtttgtttttcaacaagattttcttaaaattttaggttttatttctaaatatattatttagtaaaaaataataatcttagtAGTCAATGGCATGTGTAGGATAGCAGATGTTGGACATGTTAGATATATGAAATGACCAGTGGTACATTTGGCATGCCCGATATATGTGAGGTGATTGAAGCTGAATTGCAGCACACGTAGCACATGTGAGGTGCTCAAAGATGTACATTGGCACATATTATAAAGGCATGCATGGGCACATTTCGCACATGTGGGCACCTGAATGTTGATGGTAGAACTTGTGCACATTAGCACACCTACACATTGGCACATATAGAGCAACTAAAGATGAATGGCAACACACTTGGTGCATTAGTGCATTAGGGTACTTTGCACACATAGACCAAGAGAAGATACATGGtagtacatgtggcacattagtaCATGGGGCCCAAGAGAGTGTAGATtgtggtacatgtggcacattggcacatgcagGACATGAGAGAAGATGGGTGAAGGCAGACGTGTCTCATTGGTTCATGTGGCATAGTGGCCTTTATGGGCATAGCCCAAAACGAACAATGGCTCCTTTGGCACATTAGTGCATGATGGTGACACATTTTAGTCTAACTCTTAAGAAATTCACTTGTCCTCCATTGTGAAAAATGCTGATGTAGAAAAATGAATTTTGTTATTAGGTTGAAAATGTTATCTCCACAATTCTCACAAAGAAAGTCTTGACAAACAAGAGAAGTAGTTTCATGAGAAATAAgatttcctttcctttccatgTATCCAAATACGATTGAAATAACTAAAAAATCCTTCTTTTTTTCACATTTTGCATGCGAAAGTGGTCGTAGACCAGTCATAGGCACATAAACTATCAAATGGGCTGGGCGTGGCAACactttggattttcttttggacATGGGTCAGACTAGGGCAATCTTAGAACATTTTGGGCTGGAATTGGGCAGCATGAAGCCTGGGCCAGGCCAGCCTGGTCAAGGCAGGCTAACGGCAGGCATAGCAAATGAATGGGGCACAAAAGTACCAGTTCCTTTAATTTGCCTACCAAAAAGATTGTGCAAACAGATGCACAATGGCCCACTTTTAATGAAAGAAACTTCACCGGCTGAAGAGCTATTACGATAGCCCAGTCACAGCAGTTTCTACCCCCATGCCCACCCACATGGTGGCAAACCAGATCAACGGTTTCAATCACCCTAGAAGTGTGCAACGTGGACAGTGGAAATATTAGGAGGGAGAGAAAATACCATCCTTCTAGACAAGATTTTTAACGGCGGAAAAATACATCCAATTGAGCTTGATCCTCTGGCCAGAGTTCATGTATTGTGCCCCCACTTAAATATGAGATGGTTCCACACGGTTCAATATATGCCCTCAAAACAGGCGTTAAAATCGGGTAAAAAATTATCATCAAGAACCTATGGGGATGGTTAGGATGCCCCCCAGCCTCGTGACTTTTGAACCCCAACCTATATCAGATAACATATGATGTAACTCAACCGAGATCTGATATAGTTGATGGATAATgaaaacaaataaatcaagaaaaTCACACTGCAAAATAAATGTACTGGTCATGGACAACTTACAGATCCGTTATTGCTACCAATCATCTCACTCAGATGGAACTTGAGAAAGAAgcaaagatggaaaaaaaagccTCCCAAGAGAATTTGAAGAAAAACAAAGGGTATCTTACAGATATCGGCACACAACTCCCAACCGCAGTGTTTGCTTGTTACAGTCCGACACCTGCAGACAACTGAAACTTATTGATCAGGCGAAATGTACAAGGGAGCTGGCAAAAATGGGAAAGGAGGGATGGAGGCATAAGCAACAGGCGGACGAGCTTGTGCTCCAACTGGGTTTTTCTTCAGCTTATTTTGACTTCTCTTCTTCTCACTCTCCTGCCCTTCCACAGCAGAGAATGGAAGCTCAAGGAGCCCATCTGAATCGGCCACTGTGAGCTCTGGATGATTATTGGGGTGGCGATGGAGAAGCATGCTGGCCATAAATACGGGAAGATACAGAAGGCTGGCATGAAACATCCGCCTGGCATTTTTCGTTGTGCGGTCGCGGTGAAATGACATTGCCGCAGCACTCAAGAGCAGTGTAAAGAGTGATGATTCGATGCAGAACCATTCTGAGGTGACACCCCCTGCAAATAGTTGGCATTTGAAACTGTAGAGTAAATATTTTGGATGGAAAAACATGCATCTGAGCATTGAATAAAGAAGGAATTGCGTGTTAGCTTGAAGTTCGCAGTGGGATTGCATACTGCtgctaaaactagaaaatcacgtGACAGTTTAATGGATCCTGTTGTAAGCAGGGAATGCAGAGCAGAAGATGATTAGTGACGTACAGGACCCCCAGGCATGTCATTGGCTTTGGGATTTTCTTTGGGCAGACCCACAGTACGTTGCCAATCAGACGTGTCCCAGTCTTGACTGATTTTGTTGACACTTTGAATTAATGAATTAGATTATAGTTGGAAGAGGAATGAGAAATAAATAAAGGTAAACACATGGGGTCAAGGTTAACTAAAGACAAAAATCATGTGCAAATACAATCATATGCATGCAAGACCGAACAAGTGACACCGCTGCTTTAGGGATAAGACTGCTCCCTCTTCTATATCTTTTGGGAGGGCTTTGTTCTTTGTGAAACAGTGGTATTCCAGTTTGAATATTCTAGCTGATTGTATTTCTTAGTGGGTTGGGTTTTCTTTTGATCTATAGATCCACAGATGATGGACGAAGAAGCTGATAAGCTTAATGGAATGATGGATAAACTAAGATGCCATGAAATGTAGATTTCGCTCACTTTTGCTAAAATCACGGCCATCTTGAAGTTACACAAAACTCATGGTCCAGAGCACCTTCTTCATGTAACACAGAAAACCAGTTGCCTTTAGGCCTCTGCGAGGAGCACATCAAAACCAAGAAAGGTATCATTTGGTTCTGTTTCATGAAAAAAATGGGTGGTGAAGCATATCAAGGTAACACAACATCTCAACATCTCAACATTTTTAAATACAAGGGCTAAATGGGTacatttcaaaaacctaaaaaagaaaaagaaaacgagagagagagagagagagagagagagagagagaggccaagTTCCCTGTTTGTTCCAAACAGAGAACTTCCCCAATCGGAACTTGGTTTGGATATGTGGTGCTCATTGTCGGCctttccaagccattgatctgacaaCCCTCACCGACAAcccacatcatggatggaccagcTCTGCCCGAATAGGGAACTCGAccacaaaaaaacaaacaaacaaacatgatgatcatcaccatcatcatctaagccttattccaacaAATTGGGGTCAgcacaagcaaaaaaaaaaaaaaaaagaggatcatACAGGTAGCATATTAACTATAGATTTGTTTATATATTGTAGTTTCAGGAAGTAGTCAGTCCACATCTCTAGAGATGGTACGACCAATGTTAGAAATTAGTATATTACTCAGTTCCACCTCAATCTGCTATAGAAAATTTCTGAGGCTTGAATCAAGGACGTTTGAACCTGAGCTGTAAGTCATGCTCATGACTCAGAATGACATTGAACTAGCACATTGGATATttccaaaatcatcatcatcatgatagccttgtcccagctatttgggatcAGCTTTCCAAAATAAAGGATCTATTTGATTATGTCTGAAAGAAACATAGATAGAGAAATGTCTATTTGTTTAGTGGGTAGAAGTGCCAAGCATTAGAACTCACAATCAAAAGCTAGGAATCCCAAGGGAAGTAGATAAAGGCAGTTCCGCAAAGCTACCAACGCAGTCCTCTGACCAGAAGGATcagcaagagagatcatcttaAAGCTGAATGATACACAATCAACAACAGAAAATGAGCACAAGCCATATTCATTTGATCCCTACATCTGTTGAATAGAAACAACTTTTGAAAAGTAGTAGAACACATACCCGCCAGTAGCATAATCATTGCGGCAGAAGTATGCAAGGGCCATAAAATGGGGTATTTGCCAAAAATAGAGGGCAGCAGGTAGAATCATCCCATTGAGCGAAATCTCACCAGAAGCTGCTGCCCACCTGAAAACTCATGACAGATATGTTGTGAGCAGAATATGTACATAAATGCAGAGTCCATAATCCTAACTTAACCATTTCTAAAATTATCATTAGGTGAGACACTAAACAGccgaccccaaatagctgggacaaggctatgtgatgatgatgatgatctaaccATCATCATCCACGAACTTCACTAGGAGTATAAAACCTATTCATTATTCAGGTACCTAAAGAAAAGTAGAGAAAAGGAACAATAGGAAGGGGAAGTTTCAAACCCACATGTCCATGAACATCAAATGATAATAAGTAACAACATTCATACTGCCATAGTGACAAATATCGTTCTTTAAAATTTCTCGGCCAGATATTTCTTGGGagattttcaaaaatatatatttttctcaCGGTATTATCTAATATCAGGAAATATTGGTATTATCTAATATTTTTCTCACAGAAAATAAAAcgttaaaaatatttattataacttGTTAAATGATTTCAAATTTTGGGAAATATTGGTATAAAACGACTTATTTTAACTTTCAAATAAGTCGTCCTATATCATGACAATTTCACGataaaattaccaaaaataaaaaaattcttgacAATATTGCAACATTTACAAAATCTTGGTAACTGAATACCGCTAGTTATTTGAACATATTTCAGTTCTTGTTCAAGTTCTGAGAAATCTTTGTTTATCAGTAAAATACATAGTAGGAGACTAACAACTTGGGTTAGATATGCCGCAACAGCCAACTATGCAGCATGAACCTAGTTGTTGTGAGGGCCACCAGTCCCCCAAACTTGGGGAGCCAGGCCGGCCACTAGGTGTCTAGCTGCTTCTCATCCCACTAGGCTAGCAGCTTCTTCAGCAGCTTATTTCCTCCTTTCCAATATTCCAATGTTTCCTTAAGATAACGCTTGTTGTGTAGCAAACAGGGCACAACGATTTAGTGAATTGATCACCAGCAGGCAAGGCAAGGCGCAACTTGTGGTACAGTAAAAACAAGCCACTTTTGTAGGCCCCCCCACCATGGAGATCACctctgctcatcaggtggcccacgccgttggaatcaatggacagaaGATGGACTGACTCAACACacgggtgtggcccactgagtgaGAAGATATGTAATCACCATGGTGGGGCCTCTAGCTTTGATGGCACTTTCCTAAACAAGTGGCATGTTGGAGGGAAAGATGGTACAGTGCCACAAGTTGTGGTATCAATGCCTGTTCATTATCAATTCTCTTTACTAGCCACTAAGcaccaaatgaaaattttatgaaaattatcCAGTGGTTGGCCCCAACTATCGACAGCCAATACCAGATAGTGGCTGAAATAACCATGAGATGATAAAATTACATCAACATAAGATGCAAAAAGCTTATTCTAAAAGTATAAAGATTATTTCCCTCCCAAAGCTGAGGTTTCTAGCAACCTGTGCTCACAAGCGGACTGATGAATGGCAATTGAAAAGATAGAGCCGATTATGCAAACAAAACTCATCTCCCTAAAGAATATGACCACGATAACAAATTCCACCGTAAATAGCAAAACGCAAAATCAATTTAAGGACCACCAAGAGTGAAAAAGTGAACTAAAGGAGAAGGCATTACCCAAGAAGTGGAGGAATGGCGCCAACAACAGCTCCAACCCAAGTATTTACTGGGTGTATTTGCTTTAAAGGGGTATATACGAATGCATAAAGAGCAAGATTAGAAGCTGCAAGCCCTGCTGCCAAGGCATTAGCCTGCAACAACCTTGCGAAAGTTTGCAATCATTAGGCCCAAAACTCCTTCATGGCACATCATCctccagtatatatatatatttaaaaaattaaaaaaaaaaaacgaaaaagatAATATCAACATGTCACAGAAAAGTCGTAAACAAAAATATTTTGACACCTTCCACGCCAGTAAAGTTGTACCAGCAACTCCAACACTAGATGCCCATATAGCTGCATGAGCAACACCAAGACGTCCAGATGGAAGAGGTCTTTGCCTTGTTCTTTTCATTTTAGCATCATTATTTATCTCAAACACCTGGAAAACAGCACAAAGAGTGAACTTCAAAATTTGTCCATGCTTTTTGAGAGGTATGCTATCACTATCAGTACTACTTTAGATAAAATCAA
Coding sequences:
- the LOC131248153 gene encoding protoheme IX farnesyltransferase, mitochondrial, with translation MWRNSSSFSSKLFSLSRANPNPNSPIFRGADGVRTPLFPPPSHLHSSSSGIPPSVDPLKPALAKSEAGRSFGFASSSSAAILSSPASASVAEAVRHYGQCYWELSKARLSLLVVATSGAGFVLGSGSIIDFSGLCWTCAGTMMVAASANSLNQVFEINNDAKMKRTRQRPLPSGRLGVAHAAIWASSVGVAGTTLLAWKANALAAGLAASNLALYAFVYTPLKQIHPVNTWVGAVVGAIPPLLGWAAASGEISLNGMILPAALYFWQIPHFMALAYFCRNDYATGGFKMISLADPSGQRTALVALRNCLYLLPLGFLAFDWGVTSEWFCIESSLFTLLLSAAAMSFHRDRTTKNARRMFHASLLYLPVFMASMLLHRHPNNHPELTVADSDGLLELPFSAVEGQESEKKRSQNKLKKNPVGAQARPPVAYASIPPFPFLPAPLYISPDQ